A region of the Gopherus flavomarginatus isolate rGopFla2 chromosome 3, rGopFla2.mat.asm, whole genome shotgun sequence genome:
GATGCTGTTAAGGAAGAAAACCTGAAACTCAAATCAGAAAATCAAGTTCTCGGACAATATATAGAAAATCTTATGTCTGCATCTAGTGTTTTTCAGACAACTGACACAAAAAGCAAACGAAAGTAAGGGATTGATTTCCAGATTATGCCATTGTAttgctgctttttctgttttCATTGGCATAGGCTACATGAGTTAAAATACCTTAGTTTGTGGCTTCCCTGGATATCTGAAGATTAATGGCTATTATAGACAGAGTTAAAAACATTATCAAACAACTGAAGCCATGAGTTTGTGTATTGTTAGCCTTTGAGCAATGTGCAAATGTAATGTAGAGACTTTAACTAGACTTGCATATGTTTCAAAAATCAACAATGGCACGTCTTGTCCAAACTGGATTCAGTTTGTCAGGTTAAGCAAACATCTGATTGTCAAC
Encoded here:
- the SCOC gene encoding short coiled-coil protein, translating into MMNADMDAIEAENQVELEEKTRLINQVLELQHTLEDLSARVDAVKEENLKLKSENQVLGQYIENLMSASSVFQTTDTKSKRK